A genomic window from Negativicutes bacterium includes:
- a CDS encoding BamA/TamA family outer membrane protein, protein MFSPLGFAASESDYAGKTITAIEISGLNKVSKDEVNALIKTKPGDVFSADTLQSDLRAVYETGKFFDVNVNFTEVPEGLKVNVTVVENPILQQIVLKNNTKLTTEKIIELLNLPIGQTLDTKTLNASIRKVEEEYRTQGFIFAKTTDVNMTPEGILTLTFNEGILEGYTVKGNEKTKEYVILREMKGKVGEPFNAKEAKRSMQRVYNLGYFEDVNMKLNPGREPNAVVIETTVVEKKTGSFTLGGAYSKDDGLIGIIELGDTNFRGTGDKVNIHWEFGGNSDSKNYEFSYTRPWLDKKETSISFSYYDMTNEYSDYDRDGNLESNYDKNRKGFNITLGRPQSEYSTNFVTLKNREDTFICYNEGPLNYTNDPQYLKDNFGVTRSITLAHVTDTRDNVFSATEGARAAISAEFAGGILQGDFDYKKFNFEDRHYFKVGHAQVLATRASLGYATGDMPKNALFTAGGIDTLRGFRDDQFEGKRLLLGTVEYRYPIVSKVSGAVFTDFGNAWADKYDLGDIKVSYGVGVMMDTPLGSIRLDYGRSSQGGRTHFSFGGQF, encoded by the coding sequence ATGTTTAGTCCGTTAGGTTTTGCTGCTAGTGAAAGTGATTATGCAGGTAAGACTATTACGGCAATCGAAATTAGTGGGCTTAACAAGGTTAGTAAAGATGAAGTCAATGCTTTAATCAAAACGAAACCCGGCGATGTTTTTTCAGCTGACACGTTGCAAAGTGATTTAAGAGCTGTTTATGAAACTGGGAAATTCTTTGATGTCAATGTTAACTTTACTGAAGTTCCGGAAGGTTTAAAAGTTAATGTTACCGTAGTGGAGAATCCGATATTACAACAAATTGTATTGAAAAATAATACTAAGTTGACTACGGAAAAGATTATTGAACTTTTAAATTTGCCAATAGGTCAAACTTTAGATACCAAAACGCTAAATGCAAGCATCAGAAAAGTTGAAGAAGAATACCGTACTCAAGGTTTTATTTTTGCTAAAACGACTGATGTTAATATGACTCCTGAAGGCATTTTAACGCTAACTTTTAATGAAGGCATTTTAGAAGGTTATACTGTTAAAGGTAATGAAAAAACAAAAGAATATGTAATTTTGCGTGAAATGAAAGGCAAGGTTGGTGAACCTTTCAACGCCAAAGAAGCAAAGCGTAGTATGCAAAGAGTTTATAACTTAGGCTATTTTGAAGATGTTAATATGAAGCTCAATCCAGGCAGAGAGCCTAATGCGGTAGTAATAGAAACTACAGTAGTAGAAAAGAAAACCGGATCCTTTACTTTAGGTGGAGCTTATAGTAAAGATGATGGTTTAATAGGAATTATTGAGCTTGGTGACACTAATTTCCGTGGAACCGGTGATAAAGTTAATATTCACTGGGAGTTTGGCGGAAACAGTGATAGTAAAAATTATGAATTTTCTTATACCAGACCATGGTTAGATAAAAAAGAAACGTCCATTAGTTTTTCTTATTATGATATGACTAATGAATATAGTGATTATGATCGTGATGGTAATTTAGAATCTAATTATGATAAAAATCGTAAAGGTTTTAATATTACTTTAGGTAGGCCGCAAAGTGAGTATTCGACGAATTTTGTAACATTAAAAAATCGTGAAGATACTTTTATTTGTTATAATGAAGGGCCATTAAATTATACTAATGATCCACAGTACTTAAAAGATAATTTTGGCGTTACTCGTAGCATTACTTTAGCGCATGTTACTGATACTAGAGATAACGTCTTTTCGGCAACAGAAGGTGCAAGAGCTGCTATTAGTGCAGAATTTGCTGGCGGAATTTTACAAGGCGATTTTGATTATAAAAAATTCAACTTTGAAGATAGACATTACTTTAAAGTTGGACATGCACAAGTACTTGCGACAAGAGCTAGTCTTGGTTATGCTACCGGGGATATGCCGAAAAATGCTCTGTTTACAGCTGGCGGAATTGATACGTTGCGTGGATTTAGAGATGATCAATTTGAAGGAAAAAGATTGTTATTAGGGACTGTAGAATATCGTTATCCGATTGTTAGTAAAGTTAGTGGTGCTGTCTTTACGGACTTTGGTAATGCTTGGGCTGATAAATATGACTTAGGCGACATTAAAGTTAGTTATGGTGTAGGTGTAATGATGGATACACCATTAGGTTCTATTCGTTTAGATTATGGTCGAAGTTCACAAGGTGGTAGAACGCATTTTAGTTTTGGGGGACAATTCTAA
- a CDS encoding sigma-70 family RNA polymerase sigma factor: protein MKLYLQELNKIELLSLAEEKALWEKFRLEENLVARHKIIESYQPLVFKIALEVGGYQNWSMDIVQEGTVGLIEAVERFDYTKGVAFSLFASHRIKGRIINYFKSTNQEMLSIDSPIYHNAEALTVAEFLVDSNSQIDLQVEQKHFVAEVLKALERLPSKERAVINNIYLAEQSPKELANDLNLSLSHIYRLQKQGVRRMRGMLAKFKKNW from the coding sequence ATTAAACTTTATTTACAAGAACTGAATAAGATAGAATTATTGTCACTAGCAGAAGAGAAGGCGTTATGGGAAAAGTTTCGCTTAGAAGAAAACCTAGTCGCCAGACATAAAATTATTGAAAGCTATCAACCCTTGGTGTTTAAAATTGCCCTGGAGGTTGGGGGCTATCAAAATTGGAGTATGGATATTGTTCAAGAAGGTACGGTCGGGTTGATTGAAGCGGTAGAAAGATTTGACTATACCAAAGGGGTTGCCTTCAGTCTTTTTGCCTCGCATCGAATTAAAGGACGAATTATCAATTATTTCAAAAGCACCAACCAAGAAATGCTTTCTATTGACAGTCCGATTTATCACAATGCAGAGGCTTTGACTGTTGCTGAATTTTTAGTTGATAGTAATAGTCAAATTGACTTACAAGTGGAACAAAAGCATTTTGTGGCAGAGGTTTTAAAAGCGTTGGAACGTTTGCCTAGCAAAGAACGAGCTGTAATTAATAACATTTATTTAGCAGAGCAAAGCCCGAAAGAATTAGCTAATGACTTAAATTTAAGTTTGTCGCATATTTATCGCTTGCAAAAACAGGGTGTGCGTAGAATGCGCGGAATGTTAGCTAAATTCAAGAAGAATTGGTGA